The Syntrophorhabdaceae bacterium genome includes a region encoding these proteins:
- the nrdR gene encoding transcriptional regulator NrdR has product MKCPYCDDLESKVLDSRLSKEMDTIRRRRECLKCGKRFSTAERIEEGLPLVIKKDDRREVFDRTKILNGLKKACEKRPISVTALEKIVSRIEYNLLEKGEREIKASEIGAMVMEELRKLDEVAYVRFASVYRQFRDINEFMSELKDLLLKKEEEE; this is encoded by the coding sequence ATGAAATGTCCCTACTGCGATGATTTGGAGAGCAAGGTCCTCGATTCGAGACTGAGCAAAGAGATGGATACCATCAGGCGCAGGAGAGAGTGCCTAAAGTGCGGCAAGCGGTTCTCAACGGCGGAAAGGATCGAAGAGGGACTTCCGCTCGTTATCAAGAAAGATGACAGGCGGGAAGTCTTTGACCGAACAAAGATTCTGAATGGGTTAAAGAAGGCCTGTGAAAAAAGACCTATCAGTGTGACCGCCCTGGAAAAGATCGTATCGCGGATCGAATACAATCTTCTCGAAAAGGGCGAACGGGAAATCAAGGCTTCTGAAATCGGAGCGATGGTCATGGAGGAGTTGCGCAAGCTTGATGAAGTGGCGTATGTGCGTTTCGCCTCTGTCTACCGGCAATTCAGAGATATCAACGAATTCATGAGCGAATTGAAAGACCTTCTTCTGAAAAAGGAGGAGGAAGAGTGA
- a CDS encoding cytidine/deoxycytidylate deaminase family protein yields MKNGRPDWDSYFMGIARIVAQRSTCLRRNVGALIVKGKRILATGYNGAPSGLTHCMDLSCLREQMKIAPGERHELCRGLHAEQNAIIQAAFHGVSINGADLYCTHLPCSICIKMLINAGIKKVFYVDGYPDDLSMKLIDESTIVLQKVVLNSAENVTPASRLKKAKSKRPGVKRQPRANKGV; encoded by the coding sequence ATGAAGAATGGCCGGCCTGATTGGGATTCCTACTTCATGGGGATCGCCCGCATTGTTGCTCAAAGATCAACGTGTTTGAGACGAAACGTGGGAGCCCTCATCGTGAAAGGCAAGAGGATCCTTGCAACCGGCTATAACGGAGCGCCGTCAGGGCTTACGCACTGCATGGACCTTTCGTGCCTTCGTGAGCAAATGAAGATTGCCCCCGGGGAGCGACACGAGTTGTGCAGGGGGTTACACGCCGAGCAGAATGCGATCATCCAGGCTGCATTCCACGGGGTGTCAATAAACGGGGCGGACCTCTATTGTACCCACCTGCCCTGTTCAATCTGTATCAAGATGCTCATCAATGCCGGGATCAAAAAGGTCTTCTACGTTGATGGCTATCCCGACGATCTTTCAATGAAGCTCATCGATGAATCAACGATCGTCCTTCAGAAGGTTGTCTTGAACAGTGCTGAAAATGTCACGCCCGCCTCCAGGCTAAAGAAGGCAAAGTCCAAAAGGCCCGGGGTTAAACGGCAACCAAGAGCGAACAAAGGTGTTTGA
- the glyA gene encoding serine hydroxymethyltransferase, giving the protein MKLEGNDKKVFELVKQELMREEYSLILIASENYVDADVLAAQGCVLTNKYAEGYPSKRYYSGCRYLDEIESIAMERAKILFGADHANVQPHSGSSANMAVFFAVLDRGDTVLGMDIAHGGHLTHGAAPSFSGKWYRSVSYQVSAKDEMLDYDEIRRIALKERPKLLIAGASAYSKIIDFEKFREIADEVGAYLLVDMAHIAGLVAAGLHPNPVPHAHFVTTTTHKTLRGPRGGLILCTKEFAKKIDSAIFPGIQGGPLMHVIAAKAVALKEAMTNEFKEYQRQIIRNAQYLAKCMEGRGYRIVSGGTDNHLFLVDLTPKNVTGKEAQESLEESGIMINKNLIPFDTKSPNTTSGIRIGTPAVTTRGMKEKEMETVCEFIDTVLKDIHNIELRMNTKDAVKALCKKFPFYSRIYDI; this is encoded by the coding sequence ATGAAACTCGAAGGAAACGACAAAAAAGTATTTGAACTTGTAAAGCAGGAGCTCATGAGGGAGGAATACAGCCTCATCCTTATAGCCTCTGAAAATTACGTAGACGCAGATGTTCTGGCAGCCCAGGGCTGCGTTCTCACGAACAAGTACGCCGAAGGGTATCCCTCGAAACGCTATTATAGCGGCTGCAGGTATTTGGACGAAATCGAGAGCATCGCCATGGAGCGGGCGAAGATCCTGTTCGGGGCGGACCACGCGAACGTACAGCCCCACTCGGGCTCATCCGCAAATATGGCCGTGTTCTTTGCCGTGCTCGACAGGGGAGATACGGTCCTCGGCATGGACATCGCCCACGGGGGCCACTTGACCCACGGTGCTGCTCCGAGTTTTTCCGGGAAATGGTACCGGTCCGTTTCGTACCAGGTATCGGCCAAAGATGAGATGCTTGATTACGACGAGATAAGGCGCATCGCGCTCAAGGAAAGACCGAAACTCTTGATCGCAGGGGCGAGCGCCTATTCAAAGATTATCGACTTTGAGAAGTTCCGTGAGATCGCCGATGAGGTCGGGGCGTATCTTCTCGTTGACATGGCCCACATCGCCGGCCTTGTGGCCGCAGGTCTTCATCCAAACCCGGTTCCTCACGCCCATTTTGTAACGACGACAACGCACAAGACGCTCAGAGGACCCCGCGGCGGACTCATCCTCTGTACCAAGGAATTCGCCAAGAAGATCGATTCAGCCATATTCCCGGGGATCCAGGGCGGCCCCCTTATGCACGTGATCGCGGCAAAGGCGGTCGCACTCAAAGAGGCGATGACGAATGAATTCAAAGAATACCAGCGGCAGATCATTAGGAACGCTCAGTACCTGGCAAAATGCATGGAAGGCCGCGGCTACCGGATCGTCTCCGGAGGCACGGATAACCATCTCTTCCTTGTGGATCTCACACCGAAGAACGTGACTGGCAAAGAGGCGCAGGAATCCCTTGAAGAAAGCGGGATCATGATAAACAAGAATCTCATCCCCTTTGACACAAAGAGCCCGAATACGACGAGCGGCATACGTATCGGGACCCCGGCGGTTACGACTCGCGGTATGAAGGAAAAAGAGATGGAAACCGTTTGCGAATTTATCGACACGGTCTTAAAGGACATTCATAATATAGAGCTGCGGATGAACACAAAAGACGCGGTAAAGGCATTGTGCAAGAAGTTTCCTTTTTATTCCCGGATCTATGATATATGA
- the rpiB gene encoding ribose 5-phosphate isomerase B, with translation MRIVIGSDHAGFELKEQVKKVLLQRQETVTDVGASGETSVDYPDFGFKVAELVSRKEADKGILVCGTGIGMSVVANKVKGVRAALVFDLYTAIQSRRHLDANILVLGGRVTGSGLAEEIVKAWLDTPFEGGRHQARIEKIEAWENSHMGKP, from the coding sequence ATGAGGATTGTCATCGGGTCCGACCATGCCGGTTTTGAGCTCAAGGAACAGGTGAAGAAGGTTCTTTTGCAGCGGCAAGAGACCGTGACCGATGTGGGCGCGAGCGGAGAAACCTCCGTGGATTATCCCGATTTCGGATTCAAAGTGGCTGAGTTAGTTTCGCGAAAAGAGGCGGACAAGGGGATTCTCGTCTGTGGGACCGGCATCGGCATGAGTGTGGTTGCCAACAAGGTGAAAGGCGTGAGGGCCGCCCTTGTTTTCGATCTCTATACGGCGATCCAGAGCAGGCGCCATCTCGACGCAAATATTCTCGTGCTTGGCGGCAGGGTGACGGGGAGCGGTCTTGCTGAAGAGATAGTCAAGGCCTGGCTCGATACTCCTTTTGAAGGCGGCAGGCATCAGGCAAGAATTGAAAAGATTGAAGCCTGGGAAAACTCACATATGGGTAAGCCATGA
- the fabF gene encoding beta-ketoacyl-ACP synthase II, with protein MKRRVVVTGVGLVTPLGVGIDSVWQKVVNGESGIGPITRFDAAAHQTKFAGEVKGFNPEDYMSPKEIKRIDLFIQYALAATKIAVEDSRLDMAGEQADRVGVIVGTGLGGLPTLEKYHSILLERGPSRISPFFIPMLIANEAPGHIAIQYGMKGPNLSIVTACATGAHSIGDAARAIQYGDADVMVAGGTEANLTPLTVGGFNAMKALSTRNDAPERASRPFDKNRDGFVVAEGAGVVILEELEHAKRRGAKIYAELVGYGYNGDAYHITAPCPDGEGFIRCMNMALKDGGLSPDDVDYINAHGTSTDLNDHTETIAIKAVFKDRAHKIPVSSTKSMVGHLLGAAGAVEAIFSLLAMRDNICPPTINYETPDPDCDLDYVPNKARKQHIDCVLSNSFGFGGTNGVLIFRRFTQ; from the coding sequence TTGAAACGAAGGGTAGTTGTAACAGGTGTCGGGCTTGTCACTCCGCTCGGCGTCGGTATAGATAGTGTATGGCAAAAGGTTGTAAACGGCGAATCGGGTATCGGCCCGATTACCCGTTTCGACGCGGCTGCCCACCAAACAAAATTTGCCGGTGAAGTCAAAGGATTCAACCCCGAAGACTATATGTCTCCCAAAGAGATAAAGAGGATCGATCTGTTCATCCAGTACGCGCTTGCCGCCACAAAGATAGCGGTAGAAGATTCCAGGCTTGATATGGCGGGAGAGCAGGCCGACCGTGTGGGTGTTATCGTGGGCACGGGACTCGGAGGGCTCCCTACACTGGAGAAATATCATAGTATTCTGCTCGAGAGGGGACCGAGCAGGATTTCACCGTTCTTCATCCCCATGCTCATTGCAAACGAAGCGCCGGGCCATATCGCGATCCAGTACGGCATGAAAGGGCCGAACCTGAGTATTGTCACGGCTTGCGCAACGGGCGCCCATTCTATAGGCGATGCGGCACGGGCCATCCAGTATGGTGACGCGGACGTTATGGTGGCGGGCGGCACGGAAGCGAATCTCACACCGCTGACGGTAGGCGGATTCAACGCCATGAAGGCGCTCTCCACAAGAAATGACGCACCCGAGCGGGCATCGCGTCCCTTCGATAAGAACAGGGACGGCTTTGTTGTTGCCGAGGGCGCGGGTGTTGTGATCCTCGAAGAACTCGAACATGCGAAAAGACGGGGTGCAAAGATATATGCGGAACTTGTCGGTTACGGATACAACGGTGACGCCTATCATATTACCGCTCCCTGTCCCGACGGCGAAGGCTTCATACGGTGCATGAATATGGCGCTTAAAGACGGCGGCTTATCGCCTGACGATGTAGACTATATTAACGCTCACGGGACCTCCACAGATCTCAACGACCATACGGAGACCATCGCAATAAAAGCGGTATTCAAGGACAGGGCACACAAAATACCGGTGAGTTCTACGAAGTCCATGGTTGGTCATCTTCTCGGGGCCGCAGGGGCCGTGGAAGCCATTTTCAGCCTGCTCGCCATGCGCGACAATATCTGTCCGCCGACGATCAATTATGAGACCCCTGATCCGGATTGCGACCTGGATTATGTGCCGAACAAGGCGCGCAAACAGCATATCGATTGCGTGCTCTCCAATTCCTTTGGTTTTGGCGGCACCAATGGTGTTTTGATTTTTCGGAGATTTACGCAATGA
- a CDS encoding acyl carrier protein, translated as MSAVMEKVKKMIVDQLGVSESEVFPEAKFIDDLGADSLDIVELIMALEDEYGIEIPDEDAEKMATVGDAIKYIEDRLAGK; from the coding sequence ATGTCAGCAGTAATGGAAAAAGTAAAAAAGATGATTGTGGATCAACTCGGGGTTAGCGAATCGGAAGTATTTCCGGAAGCAAAGTTTATTGATGACCTTGGGGCAGATTCTCTTGATATCGTGGAACTTATTATGGCGCTCGAAGATGAATACGGCATCGAGATTCCCGATGAAGACGCGGAGAAGATGGCCACTGTCGGGGATGCGATAAAATATATTGAGGACCGTCTTGCCGGTAAATAA
- the fabG gene encoding 3-oxoacyl-[acyl-carrier-protein] reductase: MIDAVTIITGGAQGIGRTIAQFLAEKGSHIAIFDVIEASEIVTEIRAMGKKCEFYHVDVADAAMVKGAIDQTAKDFGKIDNLVNNAGITRDNLLLRMKEEDWDKVLDINLKGVFQCTKGVVRYMLKTGGAIVNISSVVGIMGNAGQANYAASKAGIIGFTKSVAKEYAERNIRVNAVAPGFIRTKMTDALDEKTREEMFNAIPLKRLGEAKDVAYVVYFLLSAYGNYITGEVISVNGGLHM, encoded by the coding sequence ATGATTGACGCGGTCACTATTATAACAGGCGGGGCCCAGGGAATCGGTCGGACGATTGCACAATTTCTCGCGGAAAAAGGAAGTCATATAGCCATATTCGATGTGATAGAAGCGAGCGAGATTGTGACAGAGATCCGTGCCATGGGGAAAAAATGCGAATTCTACCATGTGGATGTGGCCGATGCCGCCATGGTAAAAGGGGCCATTGACCAGACCGCCAAAGATTTCGGGAAAATCGATAACCTCGTAAACAATGCGGGCATCACGCGGGACAACCTGCTTCTCAGAATGAAAGAAGAAGACTGGGATAAAGTGCTTGATATCAACCTCAAAGGCGTGTTTCAGTGCACCAAGGGTGTGGTAAGGTACATGCTGAAAACCGGGGGGGCTATCGTGAATATCTCATCCGTCGTCGGGATCATGGGCAACGCGGGGCAGGCAAATTACGCGGCGAGCAAGGCCGGTATTATCGGTTTTACTAAAAGCGTGGCAAAGGAATACGCCGAGAGAAACATACGGGTAAATGCAGTCGCCCCGGGATTTATACGGACCAAGATGACGGATGCGCTCGACGAGAAAACAAGAGAGGAAATGTTTAACGCGATTCCGCTCAAAAGACTGGGCGAGGCAAAAGATGTCGCTTATGTGGTATACTTTCTTCTTTCAGCATACGGAAATTATATAACAGGGGAGGTGATCAGCGTTAACGGGGGTTTACATATGTAG
- the fabD gene encoding ACP S-malonyltransferase, with protein MKKVGIIFPGQGSQYVGMGKSLYDSFDFVKGYYAAADAALGFSMTDLCFKAPEEELRQTYNTQPSLLLVCYTVWQVLKRETGITPSFVAGHSLGEYTALLASGFFTLEDALVITRKRGLFMEEACPKGKGGMVALIGPDMTKVEVILQEISHDDYVATPANLNSAEQVVLSGDAQALKEAVEKLKGAYRKAVFLNVSGPFHSPLMKAAAEKLMIELTQIPRADMTTPVVFNVDATPGSEKDSVPDKLYRQMFSPVLWEASVKRMIGEGVELFVEVGPQKVLTNLVKRIAPQIPCASVESLADVETVKGLLV; from the coding sequence ATGAAGAAGGTTGGTATTATTTTCCCGGGACAGGGCTCGCAATATGTGGGCATGGGTAAATCGCTTTACGACAGTTTTGATTTTGTGAAGGGATACTATGCCGCCGCAGACGCGGCGCTCGGTTTTTCAATGACCGACCTTTGTTTCAAGGCGCCAGAGGAAGAGCTGAGACAGACCTACAATACACAGCCGTCGCTTTTGCTCGTGTGCTACACGGTCTGGCAGGTGCTAAAAAGAGAAACCGGCATCACCCCGTCTTTCGTTGCCGGTCACAGCCTGGGAGAATATACGGCCCTGCTTGCGAGCGGTTTTTTCACGCTTGAAGACGCGCTTGTCATCACGCGGAAAAGAGGCCTTTTCATGGAAGAGGCCTGTCCCAAGGGCAAGGGGGGCATGGTGGCGCTTATCGGTCCTGATATGACGAAAGTTGAAGTTATCCTGCAAGAGATATCGCACGACGATTACGTGGCTACGCCGGCGAACCTCAATTCCGCCGAGCAGGTGGTGCTGTCGGGGGATGCTCAGGCGTTGAAAGAGGCGGTAGAAAAGCTTAAAGGGGCTTACCGGAAAGCGGTCTTTCTCAATGTGTCGGGACCTTTTCATAGCCCGCTCATGAAAGCCGCGGCAGAAAAGCTCATGATCGAACTTACGCAGATTCCCCGCGCTGATATGACGACGCCGGTCGTTTTCAACGTGGACGCAACACCGGGAAGTGAGAAAGATAGCGTACCGGACAAGTTATACCGGCAGATGTTCTCCCCGGTCTTGTGGGAGGCGTCCGTTAAGAGAATGATAGGCGAAGGCGTAGAACTCTTCGTCGAGGTGGGCCCCCAGAAGGTACTCACAAATCTGGTAAAGAGAATCGCTCCCCAGATTCCCTGTGCGAGCGTGGAATCACTGGCAGATGTTGAAACGGTGAAAGGGTTACTCGTATGA
- a CDS encoding acyl-CoA dehydrogenase family protein, giving the protein MDYFLTEDQKSIQKIARRIAEEKIVPVRAELDETGQFPWAIMKNCAETGLFGVSIPEAYGGMGGGSFENCIVVEELSKACLGVSVSYAASLLGAYPILLGASEEQKKKYLSQIASGKKLAAFGLTEANAGSDAQSIRTEAKKVGDEYILNGTKQWITNGGEAEIYTVIAMTDRSKGGRGATAFILEKGMEGFSFGKKENKLGIRASATRELVFQDCKVPKENVIGREGMGFILTMRTFDRTRPGIGAQGVGVAHGALEAAIQYAKEREQFDRKIISFQAVQHMLADMAIQVEAARALVYAVARYIDSNPKDFSKVSAMSKVFPSDVAMKVTVDALQIFGGYGYMKEYPIEKMMRDAKILQIYEGTNQIQRNIIGLELIKSAATRKK; this is encoded by the coding sequence ATGGATTATTTTCTAACTGAAGATCAGAAAAGCATTCAAAAAATAGCGCGAAGGATTGCCGAAGAGAAGATCGTACCGGTACGGGCGGAGCTTGATGAAACTGGCCAATTCCCCTGGGCGATAATGAAGAATTGTGCAGAGACGGGCCTTTTCGGGGTCAGTATTCCCGAAGCTTACGGCGGCATGGGCGGAGGATCGTTCGAGAACTGTATCGTCGTGGAAGAATTGAGCAAGGCATGCCTCGGCGTTTCGGTGAGCTATGCGGCGTCTCTTCTCGGCGCATATCCCATACTGCTCGGCGCATCCGAGGAGCAGAAAAAGAAGTATCTTTCCCAGATAGCGAGCGGCAAAAAGCTCGCGGCCTTCGGGCTTACTGAGGCAAATGCCGGAAGCGACGCCCAGAGTATCAGAACGGAAGCGAAGAAGGTGGGAGATGAGTATATCCTGAACGGCACCAAACAATGGATAACGAACGGTGGTGAGGCGGAGATCTACACGGTCATCGCCATGACCGACAGGTCAAAGGGTGGAAGAGGGGCCACTGCCTTTATTCTGGAAAAAGGCATGGAAGGTTTTAGCTTCGGCAAAAAGGAGAACAAGCTTGGCATCAGGGCATCCGCGACACGGGAGCTCGTGTTTCAGGATTGCAAAGTTCCGAAGGAAAATGTTATAGGTAGGGAAGGCATGGGGTTTATCCTCACCATGAGGACCTTCGACAGGACCCGGCCCGGCATCGGCGCCCAGGGCGTTGGTGTGGCTCATGGCGCGCTTGAGGCGGCAATACAGTACGCAAAGGAAAGAGAACAATTTGACAGAAAGATCATCAGTTTTCAGGCGGTTCAGCATATGCTCGCCGATATGGCAATACAGGTTGAGGCGGCGCGCGCCCTCGTGTACGCAGTGGCGCGGTACATCGACAGCAACCCCAAGGACTTCTCAAAAGTATCCGCAATGAGTAAGGTTTTCCCCAGTGATGTGGCCATGAAGGTGACTGTTGACGCATTGCAGATTTTTGGTGGATACGGGTATATGAAAGAGTACCCCATAGAAAAGATGATGCGTGACGCCAAGATACTTCAGATTTATGAAGGTACGAACCAGATCCAGAGGAATATTATCGGCCTTGAGCTGATCAAAAGCGCGGCCACTCGGAAGAAATAG
- the plsX gene encoding phosphate acyltransferase PlsX, with product MIRIAVDGMGGDFAPRAIVQGAQAIASQGIAEVVLVGDETLMKPFIHTSKGLHIVHTPVFVEMDESPSTVLRKKKDSSINKAFALHKNGDVQAVVSAGNSGATMAFATFTLGRIAGVDRPAIAVLHPTIKERLSILIDGGGTVDCKPTHFVQFALMGEAFARVVQGIQAPRVGVLSNGEEETKGNELTRESHALLKNLTGIHYIGYVEGGDIANGKVDVIVTDGFVGNIALKVSEGIAELFLNFFKKHVVKSLKYRVGYYLLRDIFGTLKKMSDYAETGGAALLGVDGVCIICHGKSNERAMRNAILLAKRFAEKNVNESIQEIMLGNQSLDKAKEK from the coding sequence GTGATACGAATTGCAGTAGACGGAATGGGAGGGGACTTTGCCCCGCGAGCCATTGTGCAGGGGGCTCAGGCCATAGCGAGCCAGGGGATTGCCGAAGTCGTCCTCGTGGGCGACGAAACCCTGATGAAACCCTTCATCCATACTTCAAAAGGCCTACATATCGTCCACACGCCGGTCTTTGTAGAGATGGATGAATCGCCCTCCACGGTGTTACGAAAGAAGAAAGACTCATCGATCAACAAGGCCTTTGCGCTCCACAAGAACGGCGACGTCCAGGCCGTGGTCTCGGCTGGAAATTCAGGCGCTACCATGGCTTTTGCCACATTTACGCTCGGCAGAATCGCAGGCGTTGATCGACCCGCTATCGCCGTTCTTCACCCCACGATAAAAGAAAGACTGTCGATTCTCATCGACGGCGGGGGCACGGTGGACTGTAAGCCGACCCATTTCGTCCAGTTTGCTCTTATGGGTGAGGCCTTCGCCCGTGTGGTACAGGGGATTCAGGCCCCCAGGGTGGGCGTGCTCAGTAACGGCGAGGAGGAGACAAAGGGCAACGAGCTCACGCGCGAATCCCATGCGTTGCTCAAGAACCTCACCGGCATACACTACATCGGCTACGTGGAAGGCGGCGATATAGCCAACGGAAAAGTCGATGTTATCGTGACGGATGGTTTCGTGGGGAATATAGCGCTCAAAGTGAGCGAAGGCATAGCAGAGCTCTTCCTCAATTTTTTCAAGAAGCATGTGGTAAAGAGTTTGAAATATAGAGTCGGCTATTATCTCTTGAGGGATATCTTTGGGACGCTCAAAAAGATGTCGGATTACGCGGAAACGGGCGGCGCCGCCCTTCTCGGGGTTGACGGTGTCTGCATCATCTGCCACGGAAAATCGAATGAGAGGGCCATGCGTAATGCCATACTGCTCGCGAAGCGGTTTGCTGAAAAGAACGTAAACGAGTCTATCCAGGAGATAATGCTGGGCAACCAATCACTTGATAAGGCAAAGGAGAAATAG
- the rpmF gene encoding 50S ribosomal protein L32 translates to MAVPKRKTSKTRRDKRRTHYKAKPVSVVLCPNCKEPKPPHVVCPKCGMYDGKKYLDVEEE, encoded by the coding sequence ATGGCTGTTCCGAAACGGAAAACCTCAAAAACAAGGCGTGACAAGAGACGCACTCACTACAAGGCAAAACCTGTGAGCGTTGTGCTATGTCCCAACTGCAAAGAACCCAAACCGCCGCACGTTGTCTGTCCCAAGTGCGGCATGTACGATGGGAAGAAGTATCTCGACGTAGAGGAAGAATAA
- a CDS encoding DUF177 domain-containing protein, which yields MIVKLSEIDDSLVVRGSMEASQFMSVENSEFHVASPVTYELTVRKFDNLVTLEGPIVVEALFTCGRCLEEFSQSLTVNMDIRLSPRSEASEASEFELKGEDMDVYYYDGDEIDIDPFVYDEVLLNMPVRPVCKEDCQGLCGVCGKNRNLETCSCSEKTDTLLGEKLKSFLN from the coding sequence ATGATAGTCAAATTGTCTGAAATAGATGATTCTTTGGTGGTAAGGGGCAGCATGGAGGCTTCTCAGTTCATGAGCGTAGAGAATAGCGAGTTTCATGTGGCCTCACCGGTGACCTACGAATTGACGGTGAGGAAGTTCGATAATCTCGTGACACTTGAGGGTCCCATTGTTGTCGAGGCGCTCTTTACCTGCGGGAGATGCCTGGAGGAATTCTCCCAGTCTCTCACGGTAAATATGGATATACGCCTTTCACCGAGAAGTGAGGCGTCAGAGGCGTCGGAGTTTGAGCTCAAAGGCGAAGACATGGATGTATATTACTACGACGGCGACGAGATCGACATCGACCCTTTTGTCTATGACGAAGTGCTCCTCAACATGCCTGTAAGACCCGTTTGCAAGGAAGATTGCCAGGGGCTTTGCGGCGTTTGCGGAAAGAACAGGAACTTAGAAACCTGCAGTTGCAGCGAGAAAACCGATACCCTCCTCGGAGAAAAACTAAAATCATTCCTAAACTAA
- a CDS encoding DUF167 domain-containing protein, which produces MKISIKVITNARKREIIADGPELKVKLTSLPRDGRANEELIEYLAECFNVRKSEIQIVQGEKDRRKVIALALDYATFSAILREKVKVTTG; this is translated from the coding sequence ATGAAGATCAGCATAAAGGTAATTACGAACGCGCGAAAGAGGGAGATAATCGCGGACGGGCCCGAGCTCAAGGTGAAGCTCACGTCGCTTCCGAGAGACGGCCGGGCCAACGAGGAGCTCATCGAATACCTCGCGGAATGTTTCAACGTAAGAAAATCGGAAATCCAGATCGTCCAGGGTGAAAAAGACAGAAGAAAAGTCATAGCTCTAGCTCTCGATTACGCCACATTTAGCGCAATCTTACGTGAAAAGGTAAAAGTTACAACAGGTTAA
- a CDS encoding YggT family protein — protein MFIVGNLFSAIASILDTLLDIYLLVIVVRVLLSWVRPDPYNPIVRTLNRLVDPVTYRISRIIPTRVGMVDIAPFILMLCIIFFQRFLVKSLADMAIRMH, from the coding sequence TTGTTTATTGTTGGGAATCTTTTTTCTGCGATTGCAAGCATCCTGGATACGCTCCTCGACATTTACCTCCTGGTGATCGTTGTGCGCGTTTTGCTCTCATGGGTTCGACCCGACCCTTATAACCCCATTGTGAGGACGCTCAACAGGCTTGTCGACCCGGTAACCTATCGGATTTCAAGGATAATTCCCACACGGGTCGGCATGGTGGATATCGCTCCCTTCATCCTTATGCTCTGCATCATTTTCTTCCAGAGGTTTCTGGTGAAGAGCCTCGCGGATATGGCAATAAGGATGCATTGA